The DNA sequence GATAAAAATATGAGCAATTTAAAGAATATAGAAGCTTTAAAAGAAGATGGGCTTTATGCTGCTATCGATACCGATAAAGGTTTGATTGTCCTAAAGCTTTTTTACAAAGAGACCCCTTTAACGGTATGTAATTTTGTAGGATTAGCTGAAGGAACTCTTGATGCTGCTAAGGGAAAACCTTTTTATGACGGAATCACCTTTCATAGGGTAATAGCTGATTTTATGATTCAAGGCGGAGATCCTACCGGCACAGGTTCAGGCGGTCCCGGTTATAGATTTCCTGATGAGATTGTAGAGAATTTAAAGCATGACGGTCCCGGTGTTTTGTCGATGGCAAATGCAGGTCCCGGTACTAACGGTTCTCAATTTTTTATTACCCATGTTGAAACTCCATGGCTTGACGGTAAGCACACGGTTTTCGGACGGGTTGTTGAAGGCCAAAATGTTGTAGATGCAATTCAACAGGGTGATAAAATGAATAGTATTAAAATTATCAGAACCGGAAATGAAGCAAAGGCTTTTAAAACTAATCAAGAAGCCTTTTATAAATACCTTTCAGATTCAAAAGAAAGTGAAAAGCGCAGAGCAGCGGCTATTGCAAAAAAGATGGAAGACCTGATTAAAACGAAATATTCTCCTGCAAAACTTGATGATGACGGCGTATATTTCTTTGTTATAAAGCAAGGAAAGGGAGACACTCCTAAACAAGGTCAAACCTTAACTATGAAATACAAGGGCTCTCTTTTGGAAAACGGAAAGGTCTTTGATGATTCCGATATGCACAAGCCTTTGGAATTCCCTGTGGGTGTAGGCCGGGTTATTCCGGGTTTTGACTCTCAATCGGCAAAAATGACTTTGGGTGAAAAACGGATTATCATTATTCCTCCTCATCTTGCTTACGGCGAAGCAGGTGCAGGCGGTGTCATTCCTTCGAATGCTTATCTGGTTTTTGAACTTGAATTGTTAAATATAAAATAACATAAAAAATAAGGAGTTGTTTATGAAAGTAAATTTTGT is a window from the Treponema denticola genome containing:
- a CDS encoding peptidylprolyl isomerase; this encodes MKKLWIMIIAIAFMILVAGTAAAIIITNSGSEKGDKNMSNLKNIEALKEDGLYAAIDTDKGLIVLKLFYKETPLTVCNFVGLAEGTLDAAKGKPFYDGITFHRVIADFMIQGGDPTGTGSGGPGYRFPDEIVENLKHDGPGVLSMANAGPGTNGSQFFITHVETPWLDGKHTVFGRVVEGQNVVDAIQQGDKMNSIKIIRTGNEAKAFKTNQEAFYKYLSDSKESEKRRAAAIAKKMEDLIKTKYSPAKLDDDGVYFFVIKQGKGDTPKQGQTLTMKYKGSLLENGKVFDDSDMHKPLEFPVGVGRVIPGFDSQSAKMTLGEKRIIIIPPHLAYGEAGAGGVIPSNAYLVFELELLNIK